One part of the Gloeocapsopsis sp. IPPAS B-1203 genome encodes these proteins:
- the purQ gene encoding phosphoribosylformylglycinamidine synthase subunit PurQ: MKFGIVVFPGSNCDRDVAYVTRLLQQPTRMVWHEDTDISDLDVVIIPGGFSYGDYLRCGAIARFSPVMQQVVTHAEQGKFVLGICNGFQVLTEAGLLPGALIRNRDLHFICDRVPLKVGRTDLPWTQNYTQGEIITLPIAHGEGQFYADEDTIKQIEDNGQVLFRYHGENPNGSVNNIAGICNVTGNVIGMMPHPERASDPVLGSTDGLGLFKGIGARS; the protein is encoded by the coding sequence GTGAAATTTGGAATTGTCGTATTTCCAGGATCGAACTGCGATCGCGATGTTGCCTATGTCACGCGATTACTGCAGCAGCCAACGCGCATGGTATGGCATGAAGATACAGATATTAGCGATCTTGATGTCGTTATTATTCCTGGCGGCTTTAGTTATGGCGATTATCTCCGCTGTGGAGCGATCGCGCGTTTTTCTCCCGTGATGCAACAAGTTGTCACACACGCTGAGCAAGGTAAGTTTGTTCTGGGAATTTGCAACGGTTTTCAAGTCTTAACTGAAGCAGGATTATTACCTGGTGCGCTGATCCGCAATCGCGACTTGCATTTTATTTGCGATCGCGTTCCCTTAAAAGTAGGACGTACAGATCTGCCGTGGACGCAAAACTACACACAAGGAGAAATCATTACTTTACCTATCGCGCACGGAGAAGGTCAATTTTATGCTGATGAGGACACAATAAAACAAATAGAAGATAACGGTCAAGTACTATTTCGCTATCACGGTGAAAATCCCAATGGTTCTGTTAACAACATTGCAGGTATTTGCAACGTTACGGGCAACGTAATCGGCATGATGCCGCACCCTGAACGTGCCTCCGATCCAGTACTAGGTAGCACGGATGGTTTAGGACTATTTAAGGGCATAGGAGCGAGGAGTTAG
- a CDS encoding NfeD family protein, with protein MPINVTLLWLIAGAILCLMELVLPTAFVAFMMGLSAFVVAVISLVIPQLSIQAVLWLGLSTAFILMSRRLLSPKRKQLQEAFVAETLTEIPAGREGRVIYEGNSWRARCEDRYLEIAPSQKVYVVRREGTTLIVMPEDLLH; from the coding sequence ATGCCGATAAACGTCACGCTGTTATGGTTAATAGCAGGGGCAATTCTTTGTTTGATGGAACTAGTGCTACCAACGGCGTTTGTCGCTTTTATGATGGGACTGAGTGCTTTTGTTGTAGCAGTAATATCTCTAGTCATTCCTCAGTTAAGCATACAAGCTGTGCTCTGGCTAGGACTATCGACAGCATTTATTTTAATGTCGCGTCGCCTACTGTCACCTAAACGGAAACAACTACAAGAAGCTTTTGTGGCAGAAACATTAACTGAAATCCCCGCCGGAAGAGAAGGAAGAGTGATCTATGAAGGTAATTCATGGCGGGCGCGGTGCGAAGATCGATATTTAGAGATCGCGCCTTCTCAAAAAGTCTATGTGGTTCGCCGTGAAGGTACAACTTTAATCGTTATGCCGGAAGATTTGTTGCACTAA
- a CDS encoding Uma2 family endonuclease: MSITLQLPLVLRLTDEQFEQLAAANRELQLELTTKGDLIIMPPTGGETGDRNFELAGQFWLWNRQNLLGKAFDSSTGFRLPNGATRSPDVSWVKMERWNSLTQAQRKKFLPLCPDFVIELLSETDELADTQVKMQEYLDNGLQLGWLINPSTQQVEIYRAGQEVEVLASPPTLSGEDVLPGFVLDLQPIFA, encoded by the coding sequence ATGAGCATAACTTTACAACTTCCTTTGGTTCTCAGACTCACTGACGAACAGTTTGAACAACTCGCCGCTGCTAATCGCGAGTTGCAATTAGAATTAACGACCAAGGGAGATCTGATTATTATGCCGCCTACGGGAGGAGAAACAGGCGATCGCAACTTTGAGTTAGCTGGACAATTTTGGTTGTGGAATCGCCAAAATCTCTTAGGAAAAGCTTTTGACTCCTCGACAGGCTTTCGCTTACCGAATGGCGCGACTCGTTCTCCTGATGTTTCTTGGGTAAAAATGGAGCGATGGAATAGTTTGACTCAAGCGCAAAGAAAGAAGTTTCTACCTTTATGTCCAGATTTTGTGATTGAACTGCTTTCAGAAACAGATGAGTTAGCAGACACTCAAGTCAAAATGCAAGAATATCTAGATAACGGTTTGCAGCTAGGTTGGTTAATTAATCCTAGTACTCAACAAGTAGAAATTTATCGTGCTGGGCAAGAAGTTGAAGTTTTAGCTTCGCCTCCAACTTTATCCGGTGAAGATGTTCTTCCTGGGTTTGTTTTAGATTTACAGCCAATTTTTGCTTAG
- a CDS encoding ferredoxin-thioredoxin reductase variable chain — MKVGDRIRVKESVIVYHHPEHRGEPFDIKGLEGEIVSFANEWQGKPISANLPIQVQFSKKFKAHLRETEIEDLS; from the coding sequence ATGAAAGTTGGCGATCGCATCCGCGTTAAAGAATCAGTCATTGTTTACCATCATCCCGAACATCGCGGTGAACCTTTTGATATCAAAGGCTTAGAAGGCGAGATTGTTAGTTTTGCTAACGAATGGCAAGGCAAACCAATCAGTGCTAATCTGCCAATTCAAGTGCAGTTCAGTAAAAAGTTTAAAGCTCACCTGCGCGAAACTGAAATTGAGGATCTATCTTAG
- a CDS encoding YdcF family protein: MFLYLSKLLPLFFYPLGLACVLILFALVTLWKKPRQASTALTIALVVLLLASNGWTSRALVRSLEFQNIPSTELPNAEAIVVLGGATKPAFFPRPAVDLSEESDRMFYAAQLYHQKKAPFVILSGGRIDWSGAGSSESADMAMIMQQLGVPNSAIIQEPNSLNTYENAVNVKKILQARQINQVLLVTSAMHMPRSLAIFKKLKIAAIPAPTDFIASSDFQYLSNTPQATLLNLLPEAERLHQFTRALKEYVGLVVYRLRGWL; the protein is encoded by the coding sequence ATGTTTTTATATTTATCAAAGTTATTACCTTTATTTTTCTATCCGCTAGGATTGGCGTGTGTTTTAATCTTATTTGCATTAGTAACGTTGTGGAAAAAACCACGTCAAGCATCAACTGCATTAACAATCGCTCTCGTTGTTTTGTTATTAGCGAGTAATGGTTGGACTTCTCGTGCTTTGGTGCGATCGCTAGAATTTCAAAATATTCCCTCAACTGAATTACCCAATGCAGAAGCAATTGTCGTTTTAGGCGGTGCGACTAAACCTGCGTTTTTTCCACGCCCTGCAGTAGACTTATCTGAAGAAAGCGATCGCATGTTTTATGCTGCGCAGTTGTATCACCAAAAAAAAGCCCCTTTCGTGATTCTCAGCGGTGGGCGTATAGATTGGAGTGGTGCTGGTTCTTCTGAATCCGCAGATATGGCAATGATTATGCAGCAGTTAGGCGTACCAAATTCAGCAATTATTCAAGAACCAAACTCGCTCAATACTTACGAAAATGCAGTCAATGTCAAAAAAATTCTGCAAGCACGTCAAATCAACCAAGTGCTACTTGTCACTTCAGCAATGCATATGCCGCGATCGCTTGCCATTTTCAAAAAACTTAAAATTGCTGCAATACCTGCACCTACTGATTTTATAGCAAGTAGCGATTTTCAGTATTTAAGCAATACTCCTCAAGCCACACTGTTAAACTTGTTACCAGAAGCAGAGCGATTACATCAGTTTACTCGTGCTTTGAAAGAGTATGTCGGTTTAGTGGTTTATCGTTTACGTGGTTGGTTGTAA
- the purS gene encoding phosphoribosylformylglycinamidine synthase subunit PurS — protein sequence MRKYQAHIYVTLRPSVLDPAGTAVMSGLQHMGYDTVEQVRIGKYIELSLSAQNEEIARQQLDLICDQLLANPVIENYRFDLVEQRDGVTA from the coding sequence ATGCGAAAATATCAAGCTCATATCTATGTTACTCTGCGACCCTCAGTTCTTGATCCTGCTGGCACAGCTGTGATGTCGGGTTTGCAGCATATGGGTTACGATACTGTTGAGCAGGTACGAATTGGCAAGTATATTGAACTGAGTTTAAGCGCTCAGAATGAGGAGATCGCACGGCAGCAGTTGGATCTCATTTGCGATCAGTTATTAGCTAACCCAGTCATTGAGAACTATCGCTTTGATTTAGTTGAACAACGAGATGGAGTGACAGCGTGA
- the cas3 gene encoding CRISPR-associated helicase Cas3' has product MSYREFFKHCTGFYPYPWQERFVSWSGQSIAVVAAPTGAGKEFGAIIPWLYSHKIGIPITARLIYALPTRSLVEQVYENTCQVVTASDCLPIKVYCLKGGLVEHGFEQDLTQPAILIGTQDQLLSRGLNRGFGVSWGQRPLHCAALTNDCRWILDEIQLTGVAYSTLVQLYKHWQKLGTFGQTQLCLMSATFDDRPLENLKVERFELDTADLAHPILAAKVTRPKPVFRAVVQEMTDVAALVETKHVPKSLSLVVVNTVDRAREIGRLLPNLSPLIIHSRFLGIDREKLQQKLKAYQGVIVATQVVEAGVDLDADLLITELCPWSSFVQRCGRCGRKRTDNTVEIHWLDYQQWKPLPYDATECEATRDRLVQLPDASLHNLAQIPSPKLNLLSYQLTKRDVETFFCTHYKNRDPTYTVSQYVRDPTAFTVSVVWSIKPPKRLPHQKFTCPVPTKELINFCKSCDVIPLIWGEDAWEEKQPEHGDVVWLPITAGGYSQARGWTANPEDTQAYSLEIEPEYNDPPFPYALPLGIHLQDTEAALREVIPYLQRLQIPEWLIEELCRCARWHDWGKAHQVWQKYAQSQRELLAKSTVYGSPMQMKGYRHELASAIAAAHQGAAFLSQYLIAAHHGKVRDSLLPNNPKERFNAKVLRGVELGTHLPKVEIPGVEVLPVVELTISGNAGNWDRQVKNLLREYGSFRLIYLEALIRNADVKASQYRQEKAKNGNSN; this is encoded by the coding sequence ATGAGCTATCGCGAATTTTTCAAGCACTGTACGGGATTTTACCCGTATCCTTGGCAAGAGCGTTTTGTGAGTTGGAGTGGTCAATCAATTGCTGTTGTTGCTGCACCGACAGGGGCGGGTAAAGAATTTGGGGCAATTATTCCTTGGCTGTACTCTCATAAAATAGGTATTCCCATAACAGCCCGATTGATTTATGCATTACCGACGCGATCGCTAGTCGAACAAGTTTATGAAAATACTTGTCAGGTAGTCACTGCATCTGACTGTTTACCGATTAAAGTGTATTGCCTCAAAGGTGGTTTAGTTGAACATGGTTTTGAACAAGATTTAACTCAGCCTGCAATTTTAATTGGTACACAAGATCAATTATTATCACGTGGTTTAAATAGAGGATTTGGCGTGTCGTGGGGACAACGCCCGCTACATTGTGCAGCCTTAACTAACGATTGTCGTTGGATTTTAGATGAAATTCAACTTACAGGAGTTGCTTATAGCACCCTAGTACAACTTTATAAACACTGGCAGAAGTTGGGAACTTTTGGGCAAACTCAACTATGCTTGATGTCTGCAACCTTTGATGACAGACCATTAGAAAACTTAAAAGTAGAGCGATTTGAGTTAGATACAGCAGATTTGGCTCATCCTATATTAGCTGCAAAAGTTACTCGCCCGAAACCTGTCTTTAGAGCTGTTGTGCAAGAAATGACAGATGTTGCAGCGTTAGTAGAAACAAAACACGTACCAAAAAGTTTATCTCTTGTGGTTGTTAATACAGTAGATCGAGCTAGAGAAATCGGCAGATTACTACCAAATTTATCACCACTCATCATCCACAGTCGATTTTTAGGCATTGACCGCGAGAAGTTACAGCAGAAACTCAAAGCTTATCAAGGAGTCATTGTTGCAACTCAAGTTGTGGAAGCTGGGGTAGATTTAGATGCGGATCTATTAATTACAGAATTATGTCCTTGGTCTTCGTTTGTGCAACGCTGTGGGCGGTGTGGGCGCAAGCGCACAGATAACACAGTAGAGATTCATTGGCTTGACTATCAACAATGGAAACCGCTGCCTTATGATGCCACAGAATGCGAAGCGACTCGCGATCGCTTAGTGCAACTACCAGATGCTAGTCTTCATAACCTTGCTCAAATTCCTTCACCAAAGTTGAATTTACTAAGTTATCAACTCACAAAGCGCGATGTTGAAACGTTCTTCTGTACCCACTACAAAAACCGCGATCCGACATATACAGTTTCTCAGTATGTTCGCGATCCAACTGCTTTTACAGTATCAGTGGTGTGGTCAATTAAACCGCCAAAACGTCTACCACATCAAAAATTTACTTGTCCAGTTCCGACTAAAGAACTAATCAATTTCTGCAAGTCTTGTGATGTTATCCCACTAATTTGGGGTGAGGATGCTTGGGAGGAAAAGCAACCAGAACACGGTGATGTTGTCTGGCTACCAATTACAGCAGGTGGCTATTCACAAGCCAGAGGATGGACAGCTAACCCTGAAGATACTCAAGCCTACAGCCTAGAAATAGAACCAGAGTACAACGATCCGCCTTTTCCTTATGCTCTACCGCTAGGAATTCACTTACAAGATACCGAAGCAGCATTGCGAGAAGTGATTCCCTATCTCCAAAGGCTACAAATTCCCGAATGGCTAATTGAGGAACTTTGTCGTTGTGCTAGATGGCACGACTGGGGTAAAGCACATCAAGTTTGGCAAAAATACGCCCAGTCTCAAAGAGAACTCTTAGCTAAATCTACAGTTTATGGTTCCCCAATGCAAATGAAAGGGTATCGCCATGAGTTAGCAAGTGCGATCGCGGCTGCTCATCAAGGTGCTGCGTTTTTGTCGCAATACTTAATTGCGGCGCATCATGGCAAAGTTCGCGACAGCTTGCTACCAAATAACCCTAAAGAACGATTTAACGCCAAGGTTTTAAGAGGTGTTGAGTTAGGAACGCATTTACCTAAAGTTGAGATTCCAGGTGTTGAGGTGCTACCTGTGGTGGAATTGACGATTTCTGGTAATGCAGGTAACTGGGATCGACAAGTCAAGAATTTGCTGCGCGAGTATGGATCATTCAGACTCATTTACCTCGAAGCCTTGATTCGCAACGCCGATGTTAAAGCATCTCAATATCGTCAGGAGAAAGCAAAAAATGGTAACAGCAACTAA
- a CDS encoding class II glutamine amidotransferase has protein sequence MCQLLGMNCNVPTDICFSFEGFSARGGRTDEHQDGWGIAFFEGLGCRMFLDAKPAIASPVADLVRRYPIHSTHVIAHIRKATQGGIALVNCHPFRRELWGRYWVFAHNGNLIDFQAQTNFYQPVGQTDSETAFCLILETLRQSFPQGKPALEQLYPVLQEVTATIATKGIFNYLLSDGEHFFTYCSTKLCYIVRQAPFAAAHLIDEDITVDFQKLTTPSDRVAVIATTPLTDNEVWIQIHPGKLLVFQDGLPHRDF, from the coding sequence ATGTGTCAACTGCTGGGAATGAATTGTAATGTTCCAACAGATATTTGTTTCTCGTTTGAGGGCTTTTCGGCGCGGGGAGGAAGAACCGATGAACATCAAGATGGTTGGGGTATTGCCTTTTTTGAGGGTTTAGGTTGTCGCATGTTTTTAGATGCTAAACCGGCGATCGCATCTCCTGTTGCAGACTTAGTACGACGCTACCCCATTCACTCAACTCATGTCATTGCCCATATCCGCAAAGCAACTCAAGGTGGAATTGCTTTAGTTAATTGTCATCCGTTTCGACGCGAACTGTGGGGACGATATTGGGTATTTGCCCACAATGGCAATCTTATAGATTTTCAGGCACAGACGAATTTTTATCAACCTGTAGGTCAAACGGATAGTGAAACAGCATTTTGCCTGATCTTGGAAACTCTACGCCAAAGTTTTCCTCAAGGTAAGCCTGCGTTAGAACAACTATATCCTGTGTTGCAAGAAGTGACTGCAACCATAGCCACAAAAGGTATATTTAACTATTTACTTTCTGATGGAGAACACTTTTTCACATACTGCTCAACTAAGCTATGCTACATCGTCCGGCAAGCACCATTTGCGGCTGCACATTTAATCGATGAAGATATTACAGTAGACTTTCAAAAGTTAACCACACCAAGCGATCGCGTTGCAGTCATCGCCACAACTCCTTTAACTGACAACGAAGTGTGGATACAAATTCATCCAGGAAAATTACTTGTCTTCCAGGATGGTTTACCTCATAGAGATTTCTGA
- a CDS encoding SPFH domain-containing protein produces the protein MNELFLLVALALGGSALAGSVKVTNQGNEALVERLGSYNKKLEPGLSFVFPFIDKVVFRETIREKVLDIPPQKCITRDNVSIEVDAVVYWRIVDMEKAWYKVENLQSAMVNLVLTQIRSEMGRLELDETFTARAQINEILLRDLDIATDPWGVKVTRVELRDIIPSLAVQESMELQMSAERRKRAAILTSEGDRESAVNSAKGRAEAQILEAEAQQKATILQAEAHQKTIVLHAQAERQEQVLKAQATAEALQIITKTLQTNPEAREALQFLIAQNYLDMGTKIGSSDSSKVMFMDPRSIPATIEGMRSIVSDAQNMPHVNGDRAN, from the coding sequence ATGAATGAACTATTTTTGCTAGTTGCACTAGCACTTGGAGGTTCAGCCTTAGCAGGTTCAGTAAAAGTCACGAATCAGGGTAATGAAGCCTTAGTAGAGAGACTGGGTAGTTATAATAAAAAGCTTGAACCAGGGTTGAGTTTTGTTTTCCCCTTTATTGATAAAGTTGTTTTCCGCGAAACTATTCGGGAAAAAGTGCTAGACATTCCGCCGCAAAAATGTATTACCCGCGATAACGTTTCGATTGAGGTAGATGCAGTTGTATACTGGCGCATTGTTGATATGGAAAAAGCCTGGTACAAGGTAGAAAATCTCCAATCAGCAATGGTAAATTTGGTTTTAACGCAAATCCGTTCGGAAATGGGCAGACTAGAGCTAGATGAAACATTTACTGCCCGCGCCCAAATCAATGAAATATTATTGCGCGATTTAGATATTGCGACAGATCCTTGGGGAGTAAAAGTCACGCGGGTAGAACTACGCGATATTATTCCTTCGCTGGCAGTTCAAGAATCAATGGAGTTGCAAATGTCTGCTGAACGGCGTAAACGAGCAGCAATTTTGACATCCGAAGGCGATCGCGAATCTGCAGTGAACAGCGCCAAAGGTAGAGCCGAAGCCCAAATTCTCGAAGCTGAAGCGCAACAAAAAGCCACTATTCTGCAAGCTGAAGCACATCAGAAAACGATTGTCTTGCACGCACAAGCCGAACGCCAGGAACAAGTTCTCAAAGCTCAAGCAACCGCAGAAGCATTGCAAATTATTACGAAAACTCTACAAACAAATCCTGAAGCCCGTGAAGCACTGCAATTTTTAATTGCACAAAACTATCTTGACATGGGAACAAAAATTGGTAGTAGCGATAGTAGTAAAGTAATGTTTATGGACCCGCGTAGTATTCCGGCAACTATCGAAGGTATGCGTTCAATTGTATCTGATGCTCAAAATATGCCACATGTCAATGGCGATCGCGCTAATTAG
- the csx17 gene encoding type I-U CRISPR-associated protein Csx17, with product MVTATKAFPFPHLTPTTAIAWLKAVGLLRLSGATGYWDECFYLEASAEDLVEKILKNYQPKPFLSPWNNDSLINKKEFQQVLVSQSERYRLMREGYQELQDAMRSLDTAGQSAAQKKLTLMADLPSRVSNHHWLEWINAVGLMTNTQTGSRFLCNDLLGTGGNVGKTEFCTTYFQVCQQLWDLDTGEPAPETEAFIRASILGESQPKTLLAQALLGHTYPAADYFDDLAPTSASQADYLDNGGRSSQLANPIDLILYLEGATTFTGKAIPRNEVAEGAPEYTIAAYPLLLEVNSGSADTSDRTGKAYEVWLPLWEQPMDWEDFQDLVTTDLAFRLKNQVVDTIDMLDVITQRSEYQGLNRFARFGLWTRKGQGKYLIYVGLATPGKTDFAAELRKWRLQARPSDKQSQAQYNLLIAIQKTLYRLQQGNSEATTAICLLGQLEVLHSRIKTKLPPVPKLGEKWIEAVYQEYPIAEVELAAALASTATTHIDSRHSHSFRPLLSSARYSKDKDAWFWSDNHHHKLKTSSLEVLCVSLLKLWNELWEKDRYHPAHGWTYRASPDAIAAFIAGRTNDQLILELAIGFALCRIPKKFTPFSHTQPLPEAYKYAASLQWTCNTSLSMQSVNALLIGSTVPLCRQLAAIQPVVLPNSIAAGKRCALALVFPCQPFHQLGETHA from the coding sequence ATGGTAACAGCAACTAAAGCATTTCCCTTTCCACATCTAACGCCGACAACTGCGATCGCGTGGTTAAAAGCTGTCGGATTATTGCGCTTGTCTGGAGCTACAGGTTACTGGGATGAGTGTTTTTATTTGGAAGCATCAGCAGAAGATTTAGTTGAGAAGATTCTCAAAAACTATCAACCTAAGCCTTTTCTTAGCCCCTGGAATAATGACAGCCTCATTAACAAAAAGGAATTTCAGCAAGTTTTAGTATCTCAATCTGAACGCTACAGATTAATGCGCGAGGGATACCAAGAACTACAAGATGCAATGCGATCGTTGGATACCGCAGGACAATCAGCAGCACAAAAGAAGCTAACGCTCATGGCTGATCTTCCTAGTCGAGTGAGTAATCATCACTGGTTGGAATGGATTAATGCAGTCGGGCTAATGACCAACACGCAAACAGGATCAAGGTTTCTTTGTAACGACTTACTCGGAACTGGTGGTAATGTCGGGAAGACGGAATTTTGTACAACTTACTTCCAAGTTTGTCAGCAACTTTGGGATTTAGATACGGGAGAACCAGCGCCGGAAACAGAAGCTTTTATTCGAGCTTCAATATTAGGTGAATCGCAGCCCAAAACACTTCTTGCACAAGCTTTGTTAGGTCATACCTACCCTGCTGCTGACTATTTCGATGATTTAGCACCTACAAGTGCGTCTCAAGCCGATTATTTAGACAATGGCGGTAGATCGTCGCAACTTGCCAATCCTATTGATTTAATTCTTTATCTCGAAGGCGCCACCACATTTACAGGCAAAGCAATTCCGCGTAATGAAGTCGCAGAAGGCGCTCCCGAATACACTATAGCTGCTTACCCACTGCTACTAGAAGTCAATTCTGGCAGTGCAGATACGAGCGATCGCACAGGAAAAGCGTATGAAGTTTGGCTACCTTTGTGGGAGCAACCAATGGACTGGGAAGACTTTCAAGATTTAGTCACAACCGACTTGGCGTTTCGGCTCAAAAATCAAGTTGTCGATACGATTGATATGCTCGATGTCATTACTCAAAGGAGTGAATATCAAGGATTAAATCGATTTGCTCGATTTGGTTTATGGACACGGAAAGGACAGGGCAAATACCTAATATATGTCGGACTTGCAACCCCTGGAAAGACAGATTTTGCCGCTGAATTAAGAAAATGGCGACTGCAAGCACGTCCTAGCGACAAACAATCGCAAGCGCAATACAATCTCTTAATAGCAATTCAGAAAACGCTGTATCGACTGCAACAAGGTAATTCTGAAGCAACTACGGCAATTTGTCTTTTAGGACAACTAGAGGTGTTGCATAGTCGAATTAAAACTAAACTACCTCCAGTTCCCAAATTAGGGGAGAAATGGATTGAGGCAGTTTATCAGGAATATCCCATTGCTGAAGTTGAATTAGCCGCTGCACTTGCTAGCACTGCAACAACACACATAGATTCGAGACATTCGCATTCGTTTCGACCATTGCTGTCCTCAGCAAGATATAGCAAAGATAAAGACGCTTGGTTTTGGTCAGATAATCATCACCACAAACTGAAGACTTCTTCTTTAGAAGTTTTATGTGTGTCTTTACTCAAATTATGGAATGAGCTTTGGGAAAAAGATAGATACCATCCCGCCCACGGTTGGACATATCGCGCTAGTCCAGATGCGATCGCAGCTTTCATTGCTGGGCGTACTAACGATCAACTCATTCTAGAGCTAGCTATAGGATTTGCACTTTGTCGAATTCCTAAAAAATTTACCCCTTTTTCTCATACTCAACCTTTACCAGAGGCTTACAAATATGCTGCTTCACTTCAATGGACTTGCAATACCTCCTTGAGTATGCAATCGGTAAATGCTTTATTAATTGGCTCTACTGTCCCACTTTGTCGGCAACTTGCTGCAATCCAACCAGTAGTCTTACCAAATTCAATTGCTGCTGGTAAACGCTGTGCGCTGGCGCTTGTTTTTCCCTGTCAACCTTTTCATCAATTAGGAGAAACCCATGCTTAA
- a CDS encoding Fur family transcriptional regulator — protein MKAERTRSQERILKLLKSLNKAISAQDIYVELRNRNQSVGLATVYRALEALKLEGAVQVRTLASGESLYSSVQQDKHHLTCLQCGRSIAINQCPVHELETQLHQAHHFKIFYHTLEFFGLCNQCQMAQAAGVGAE, from the coding sequence ATGAAAGCCGAACGCACTCGCAGTCAGGAACGCATTCTGAAATTGCTTAAAAGCCTTAATAAAGCAATTTCTGCTCAAGATATCTATGTAGAGTTACGCAACCGCAACCAAAGTGTGGGACTTGCTACAGTATATCGAGCATTGGAAGCCTTAAAACTTGAAGGTGCAGTTCAAGTGCGAACTTTGGCTTCTGGCGAATCACTTTATAGTTCAGTGCAGCAAGATAAACACCATTTGACTTGTTTACAGTGTGGCAGATCAATTGCTATCAATCAATGCCCTGTTCACGAGCTAGAAACTCAGTTGCATCAAGCGCATCATTTCAAGATTTTCTATCACACCTTAGAATTTTTTGGATTATGTAACCAATGTCAAATGGCGCAAGCTGCTGGTGTTGGTGCGGAGTGA